Proteins encoded within one genomic window of Agelaius phoeniceus isolate bAgePho1 chromosome 9, bAgePho1.hap1, whole genome shotgun sequence:
- the EXOC6 gene encoding exocyst complex component 6 isoform X4 produces the protein MAESLPEHDRILQEIESTDTACVGPTLRSVYDDQPNAHQKFMEKLDACIRNHDREIEKMCNFHHQGFVDAITELLKVRADAEKLKVQVTDTNRRLQDAGKEVIAQTEEIIRCRVQQRNITTVVEKLQLCLPVLEMYSKLKEQMSVKRYYSALKTMEQLENLYLPRVSQYRFCQIMMENLPKLREEIKEISMSDLKDFLESIRKHSDRIGETAMKQAQQQKTFSTALQKQNNVNYGRNMHLGRNRILESKNEVTLKRTFEDEDEHDEEVLTAQDLVDFSPVYRCLHIYSVLGDGEIFENYYRKQRRKQARLVLQPQSSMHETVEGYRRYFSQIVGFFVVEDHILHVTQGLVTRTYTDELWNMALSKIIAVLRTHSSYCSDPDLVLELKNLIVVFADTLQGYGFPVNRLFDLLFEIRDQYNETLLKKWSGLFRDIFEADNYSPIPVANEEEYRIVISKFPFQDPELDKQSFPKKLPMSQSVPQIYMQVKEFIYASLKFSESLHRSSTEIDDMLRKSTNLLLTRTLSSCLQNLIKKPHIGLTELVQIIINTTHLEQACKYLEDFISNITNISQLTVHTARLYGLSTFKDARHAAEGEIYTKLNQKIDEFIQIADYDWTMSESDGRASGYLMDLINFLRSTFQVFTHLPLTVHLNFFVLTALLVSFSA, from the exons GTCTGTATATGATGACCAACCAAATGCGCATCAGAAGTTTATGGAAAAGCTTGATGCCTGCATACGTAACCATGACAGGGAGATAGAAAAGATGTGCAATTTTCACCATCAGGGCTTTGTGGATGCTATTACAGAACTTCTTAAAGTTAGGGCTGATGCAGAAAAGCTAAAG gtcCAAGTTACTGATACCAACCGAAGGCTTCAGGATGCTGGGAAAGAG GTGATAGCCCAAACAGAGGAAATCATCCGATGTAGAGTTCAACAGCGGAATATTACAACAGTTGTGGAAAAACTACAGTTGTGTCTTCCAG TGCTGGAAATGTACAGCAAACTAAAAGAACAGATGAGTGTAAAAAG ATACTATTCTGCTTTGAAAACAATGGAGCAGCTGGAAAATCTGTATCTTCCTAGAGTTAGCCAATACCGCTTTTGCCAGATAATGATGGAAAATCTTCCAAAACTGCgtgaagaaataaaagaaatatccATGTCAGATCTCAAGGACTTCTTAGAGAGTATTCGAAAGCATTCTGACAGAATTGGGGAAACTGCCATGAAGCAG gcacagcagcagaaaacctTCAGTACTGCTCTTCAGAAGCAGAATAACGTAAACTATGGTCGGAATATGCATTTAGGTAGAAACAGGATTTTGGAATCCAAGAATGAAGTCACATTGAAGCGAACATTTGAAGATGAGGATGAGCATGATGAGGAG gTTTTAACTGCCCAAGATCTTGTAGACTTTTCTCCAGTCTATAGGTGTTTGCACATCTACTCTGTTCTG GGTGatggagaaatatttgaaaattactACAGAAAACAAAGGAGGAAACAAGCAAGATTAGTTCTGCAACCACAGTCAAGCATG CATGAAACAGTAGAAGGCTATAGAAGATACTTCAGTCAAATTGTAGG TTTCTTTGTAGTAGAAGACCACATTTTACATGTAACCCAAGGATTGGTAACCAGGACATACACTGATGAACTCTGGAACATGGCCCTTTCCAAGATCATTGCTGTTCTTAGAACACATTCA TCATATTGCAGTGATCCTGACCTTGTTCTGGAACTGAAGAATCTCATTGTAGTATTTGCTGATACTTTGCAG GGCTATGGTTTTCCTGTGAACCGACTATTTGATCTTTTATTTGAAATTAGAGACCAATACAATGAAACACTTCTTAAAAAGTGGTCTGGATTGTTCAG GGATATTTTTGAAGCAGACAACTACAGCCCTATCCCTGTAGCAAATGAAGAGGAATACAGAATTGTTATTAGCAAATTTCCTTTTCAAGATCCAGAACTTGATAAG CAATCCTTTCCAAAGAAGCTTCCAATGTCTCAGTCAGTGCCTCAGATTTATATGCAGGTGAAGGAATTTATTTATGCAAGCCTTAAGTTTTCAGAGTCACTTCACCGCAG ttcaacaGAAATAGATGATATGCTCAGAAAATCTACAAATTTGCTGCTTACAAGAACTCTAAGTAGTTGTTTACAGAACCTAATTAAAAAACCTCATATAGGTTTAACAGAG CTTGTTCAAATCATCATAAACACAACACACTTGGAGCAAGCCTGTAAATACCTTGAGGATTTTATATCTAACATTACAAATATTTCACAATTGACTGTTCACACTGCAAGACTTTATGGACTTTCTACTTTTAAG gatgcAAGGCATGCTGCAGAAGGGGAAATATATACAAAACTTAACCAAAAAATTGATGAATTTATTCAGATTGCTGATTATGACTGGACAATGTCTGAGTCAGATGGAAGAGCCAGTGGATACTTAATGGACCTAATTAACTTTTTAAGAAGCACATTTCAAGTTTTTACTCATTTACCT ttgacagtacatcttaatttttttgttttgactgCCTTACTGGTTTCCTTCTCAGCATAA